A portion of the Paenibacillus sp. PvR098 genome contains these proteins:
- the nadB gene encoding L-aspartate oxidase — protein sequence MIPRYLVNFDLEKLPHVYTDVIVIGAGIAGLFTALKVSEKHKVIMATKKSLLDSNTRYAQGGIAAVISDEDSPAYHRQDTLIAGAGLCSSAAVDVLVHEGPAGVTDLIRMGTEFDMEDGRYALTKEGAHSQRRILHAQGDATGAEIVRALSEKTKQEKNIELWDDHFVVDLITEDGVCYGALVQKPDGQRVFVRAKATILCTGGAGQLFRYTTNPEIATGDGIAIAYRAGADIRDVEFVQFHPTALCYPGAPRFLISEAVRGEGAVLRNIKGERFMERYDPQLELASRDIVARAIVSEMEQTKSTFVYIDFTHESHESVKNRFPTIYEFCLNYGLDLSSDWIPVAPAAHYMMGGVETDLYGETTVQRLFACGEVSSTGVHGGNRLASNSLSEAIVFGRRIVERIEKLPPVEAVPYIREEQRSKDNSIQPVVEKKLKLQKLMLRYAGLKRHAKGLTKGYEELRRHLSFLDNCLSKREEYEFANLLICGLLTTQAALIREESRGGHYREDFPERDDLVWRKHTVFSRVNGIKEGRSDDV from the coding sequence ATGATACCTCGGTATTTGGTTAATTTTGATCTAGAGAAGCTGCCTCATGTATATACAGATGTCATTGTGATCGGCGCGGGAATCGCCGGTCTTTTTACCGCTCTGAAGGTATCCGAGAAGCATAAAGTGATCATGGCGACGAAAAAATCACTGCTAGACAGCAATACTCGTTACGCTCAGGGTGGCATTGCAGCCGTCATATCGGACGAGGATTCTCCTGCTTACCATCGGCAGGATACGCTTATTGCCGGTGCAGGGCTGTGCTCTTCAGCGGCGGTGGATGTTCTTGTTCATGAAGGTCCGGCAGGTGTAACGGATTTGATCCGTATGGGTACCGAATTCGATATGGAGGACGGCCGTTATGCGTTAACTAAGGAAGGGGCCCACAGCCAGCGGCGTATTCTGCATGCCCAGGGCGATGCGACCGGAGCGGAGATTGTACGTGCACTTTCGGAGAAGACGAAGCAGGAAAAGAACATAGAGCTATGGGATGACCATTTCGTTGTCGACTTGATCACCGAGGACGGCGTATGTTACGGCGCTTTGGTGCAAAAACCGGATGGGCAGAGGGTGTTTGTGCGCGCCAAAGCGACTATCCTGTGCACAGGCGGCGCGGGGCAGTTGTTTCGTTACACGACGAACCCAGAGATTGCCACGGGCGACGGAATCGCTATCGCGTACCGTGCAGGGGCAGATATACGCGATGTAGAGTTTGTACAGTTCCATCCTACAGCATTATGCTACCCGGGGGCCCCTAGGTTTCTGATCTCAGAGGCCGTAAGGGGTGAGGGTGCCGTGCTCCGTAACATCAAAGGAGAGCGTTTTATGGAGCGGTATGATCCCCAATTGGAGCTTGCTTCTCGGGATATCGTTGCACGCGCCATTGTCAGCGAGATGGAGCAGACGAAATCGACGTTCGTTTATATCGATTTTACCCATGAATCGCATGAGTCGGTGAAGAACCGTTTCCCTACGATCTATGAATTCTGCTTAAATTACGGGCTCGATTTGTCTTCCGACTGGATTCCGGTTGCTCCGGCAGCGCATTATATGATGGGCGGAGTAGAGACGGATTTATACGGAGAAACCACGGTGCAGCGCTTATTCGCATGCGGGGAAGTGTCCTCCACCGGCGTTCACGGAGGCAACCGGCTCGCCAGCAACTCTCTATCCGAAGCGATTGTTTTCGGTCGGCGGATTGTGGAACGGATCGAAAAGCTACCTCCGGTGGAAGCGGTACCGTATATACGGGAGGAGCAGCGTTCAAAAGACAACTCCATTCAGCCGGTAGTCGAGAAAAAGCTTAAGTTGCAGAAGCTGATGCTTCGTTACGCGGGGCTAAAGCGGCATGCTAAGGGATTGACAAAAGGATATGAAGAGCTTAGGCGTCACCTGTCTTTTTTGGACAATTGCTTGTCCAAGCGGGAAGAGTACGAATTCGCCAATCTCCTCATTTGCGGACTTCTGACCACTCAGGCAGCATTGATTAGGGAGGAAAGCCGCGGGGGACACTACAGAGAAGATTTCCCGGAAAGAGACGACCTGGTATGGCGCAAGCATACGGTGTTCAGCCGGGTGAACGGTATTAAGGAAGGGAGAAGCGATGATGTTTGA
- a CDS encoding type III pantothenate kinase, which produces MILVVDVGNTNIVLGIYEGKQLLHHWRLSTNRSATTDEYGMMMVNLFRHADIRLEQVEGIIISSVVPPLMFVLEHLCLKYLKKTPLIVGPGIKTGLNIRYENPKEVGADRIVNAVAAIELYGSPCIVVDFGTATTFDYIDEGGQYIGGAVAPGIGISTEALYQRAAKLPRIELTKPKSVVGRNTIASMQAGIIYGFAGQVDGIVDRIKQEFGSEPKVIATGGLAELISSESRTIELVNPLLTLQGLQIIYERNIG; this is translated from the coding sequence ATGATTCTGGTGGTGGACGTGGGCAACACCAATATAGTACTCGGCATTTACGAGGGAAAGCAACTGCTGCACCACTGGCGGCTGAGCACGAACCGGTCGGCCACCACGGACGAATACGGCATGATGATGGTGAATTTATTCCGCCATGCGGATATTCGCCTGGAGCAGGTAGAAGGGATCATCATTTCTTCGGTCGTACCTCCACTTATGTTTGTGCTTGAGCATTTATGTTTAAAATACTTAAAGAAAACGCCTCTGATTGTAGGGCCTGGAATCAAAACGGGTCTGAATATCCGCTACGAGAATCCGAAGGAAGTCGGAGCGGACCGGATTGTAAATGCCGTGGCAGCTATCGAGCTGTATGGTTCTCCTTGTATCGTAGTCGATTTCGGAACGGCCACTACCTTCGATTATATCGATGAAGGCGGACAGTACATCGGAGGTGCGGTAGCGCCCGGGATCGGCATATCGACGGAAGCTTTATACCAACGCGCGGCCAAGCTGCCCCGCATTGAGCTAACGAAACCGAAAAGCGTGGTTGGACGCAATACCATCGCTTCCATGCAGGCGGGCATCATTTACGGCTTTGCCGGGCAGGTGGATGGCATCGTGGACCGAATCAAACAAGAATTTGGCTCCGAGCCGAAGGTTATTGCGACAGGCGGTTTAGCGGAGTTAATATCAAGCGAATCGCGTACCATTGAACTGGTCAATCCGCTGCTTACACTGCAGGGATTGCAAATTATTTATGAACGGAATATTGGATAA
- the nadA gene encoding quinolinate synthase NadA, producing MEALALERKAEQQRELKERIAQLKKERNAIILAHYYQRDEIQEVADFRGDSFLLAQKAASTDADVIVFCGVHFMGESAKILAPNKTVIIPDERAGCPMADMVNVDGLRELKRKHPNAKVVAYINTSAEIKAETDICCTSANAIKVINSVDSDEIIWVPDKNLGDYVSKFTDKKMIIWEGYCNTHDMLTVKDVEEMKAQYPNAQFVVHPECRPEVVKLGDFVGSTTGIIKYCKESDCQEFIVGTEDGTGYQLRLDSPDKTFHFATKYLVCPNMKVNNLKKVVKCLETNSPQIYVPQHVADEARASLERMLQVK from the coding sequence ATGGAAGCATTAGCATTGGAGCGAAAGGCGGAGCAACAGCGAGAGCTGAAGGAACGAATCGCCCAACTAAAAAAAGAGCGTAATGCTATAATTCTTGCTCATTATTATCAACGTGACGAAATTCAAGAAGTAGCTGATTTTCGGGGGGACTCCTTCTTATTGGCGCAAAAAGCGGCATCAACGGATGCCGATGTCATCGTTTTTTGCGGTGTTCACTTTATGGGGGAAAGCGCGAAAATTCTGGCTCCGAACAAAACCGTGATCATTCCGGATGAAAGAGCCGGTTGTCCTATGGCAGATATGGTCAATGTGGATGGTCTTCGGGAGTTGAAGCGCAAGCATCCGAATGCCAAGGTCGTTGCGTATATCAACACATCGGCTGAGATCAAGGCGGAGACCGATATTTGCTGTACATCTGCGAATGCGATCAAGGTTATCAACTCGGTCGATTCGGATGAAATCATTTGGGTTCCCGATAAAAACTTAGGTGATTACGTTTCCAAATTCACCGACAAAAAGATGATTATCTGGGAAGGTTACTGCAACACTCATGACATGTTGACCGTCAAAGATGTAGAGGAAATGAAAGCCCAGTATCCGAATGCGCAATTCGTGGTTCACCCTGAATGCCGTCCGGAAGTTGTGAAGCTTGGCGATTTTGTAGGGAGTACTACGGGTATTATTAAATACTGTAAAGAATCGGATTGCCAAGAGTTTATCGTGGGTACGGAAGATGGAACCGGCTACCAGCTGCGACTTGACAGTCCGGACAAGACGTTCCATTTTGCCACGAAATATTTGGTTTGTCCTAATATGAAAGTGAACAATTTGAAAAAGGTGGTCAAGTGTTTGGAGACGAACAGTCCCCAAATCTATGTGCCACAGCACGTGGCCGATGAGGCCAGAGCATCCTTGGAGCGCATGTTGCAGGTCAAGTAG
- the cysK gene encoding cysteine synthase A, with product MARLVQNVTELIGDTPLVKLNRVVPEGSAEVYVKLEFQNPGASVKDRIAISMINVAEQEGRIKPGDTIVEPTSGNTGIGLAMVAAAKGYKAILVMPETMSMERRNLLRAYGAQLVLTPGAEGMKGAIKRAEDIVAENPGYFMPQQFKNQANVKVHRETTGPEIVEAIKSHDGKLDAFISGIGTGGTITGAGSVLKENFPNVKVYAIEPSASPVLSGGKPGPHKIQGIGAGFVPDILNTNVYDGVITVENEEAFETSRRVAKEEGILGGISSGAAIFAALKVAKELGAGKRVVAVIPSNGERYLSTPLYQFED from the coding sequence ATGGCCAGACTAGTACAAAATGTGACTGAATTAATTGGGGATACGCCGCTTGTAAAATTGAACCGTGTCGTACCGGAAGGCAGCGCAGAGGTTTATGTAAAGCTCGAGTTCCAAAACCCGGGGGCGAGTGTAAAAGACCGGATCGCCATCAGCATGATTAACGTGGCAGAACAAGAGGGACGCATTAAACCGGGTGATACGATTGTGGAGCCAACAAGCGGCAACACGGGAATCGGTCTGGCCATGGTCGCTGCGGCTAAAGGATACAAAGCGATTCTGGTAATGCCGGAAACCATGTCCATGGAGCGACGCAACCTGCTTCGCGCTTACGGTGCGCAGTTGGTGCTGACACCGGGAGCGGAAGGAATGAAGGGCGCGATTAAGCGTGCAGAAGATATTGTGGCCGAGAACCCTGGCTACTTCATGCCGCAGCAATTTAAGAACCAGGCGAACGTAAAAGTTCACCGCGAAACGACGGGTCCGGAAATCGTGGAAGCGATCAAATCCCACGATGGCAAGCTTGACGCCTTTATCTCAGGAATCGGAACGGGCGGAACGATCACAGGCGCCGGCAGCGTGTTGAAGGAGAACTTCCCGAACGTTAAGGTCTACGCAATTGAGCCATCGGCTTCTCCTGTATTGTCCGGAGGTAAACCGGGTCCGCATAAAATTCAAGGCATCGGCGCAGGCTTCGTACCGGACATTTTGAATACGAACGTGTACGACGGAGTTATCACTGTTGAGAACGAAGAAGCGTTCGAAACGTCCCGCCGTGTGGCGAAGGAAGAGGGCATCTTGGGAGGTATTTCCTCCGGCGCAGCGATTTTCGCCGCACTGAAGGTGGCGAAGGAGCTTGGCGCAGGTAAGCGTGTCGTAGCGGTCATTCCGAGTAACGGCGAACGCTATCTGTCCACACCGTTGTATCAATTCGAAGACTAA
- a CDS encoding peptidyl-prolyl cis-trans isomerase, with protein sequence MRNVKVLWGLIVVLLIAVVILSSALTAHTLQQPDPDKHSDQSQDDGEARIVATVGTKNITLGDVKKQLLQKHGHQQLDHMIDQEVIRIEAETQGILVSESEVQQELKRMQQGYDSESQFYELMREQLGFTPEALKNDVYHKLLGDKITIQGIIITDQEVSAYMGAHQEEFEPRVQLRLQHIVAANREQAQRALDDLARGEDFAQVAKERSLDDATRDSGGDLGWLEDDDPFIHPAVMEAAISLKPGEVSKPMEADGRYVIVRVAERKEQSKGSPEVLREQVRKELALREAPPLNDALERLRKKWNVTLRESF encoded by the coding sequence ATGCGAAACGTGAAGGTTTTATGGGGATTGATTGTTGTATTGCTGATCGCAGTTGTTATCCTCTCCTCCGCACTGACGGCCCATACCTTACAACAACCCGATCCAGACAAACATTCGGACCAATCTCAGGATGACGGAGAGGCGCGCATTGTTGCTACTGTCGGAACCAAGAACATCACGCTTGGAGATGTAAAGAAGCAGCTGCTTCAAAAGCATGGACACCAGCAGCTGGACCATATGATAGATCAGGAAGTTATTCGTATAGAGGCTGAGACTCAAGGAATTCTGGTGAGCGAAAGTGAGGTTCAGCAGGAACTGAAACGAATGCAGCAGGGCTATGACAGTGAGAGCCAGTTCTACGAATTGATGAGAGAGCAGCTAGGGTTTACCCCTGAAGCTTTGAAGAACGATGTGTACCACAAATTGCTGGGCGACAAAATTACGATTCAGGGAATTATCATTACCGATCAAGAGGTTTCAGCATATATGGGTGCTCACCAAGAAGAGTTCGAGCCCCGTGTTCAGCTTCGGCTGCAGCATATTGTGGCAGCGAACCGGGAGCAGGCTCAGAGAGCGCTTGACGACTTGGCTAGGGGAGAGGATTTTGCTCAAGTAGCCAAGGAACGTTCGCTTGACGATGCTACGCGTGATAGCGGTGGAGACCTCGGATGGCTCGAAGATGATGATCCGTTCATTCATCCGGCGGTAATGGAAGCAGCCATCTCTCTCAAACCAGGAGAAGTCAGCAAGCCGATGGAGGCTGATGGGCGGTATGTGATTGTTCGGGTTGCGGAACGGAAGGAGCAGTCAAAGGGCAGCCCGGAAGTTCTGCGTGAGCAGGTTCGCAAGGAGCTTGCTTTGCGCGAAGCGCCGCCATTGAATGACGCGCTGGAGAGGCTTCGAAAGAAATGGAATGTAACGCTTAGGGAATCTTTCTAA
- the ftsH gene encoding ATP-dependent zinc metalloprotease FtsH, which yields MNRIIRNTGFYLLIFLVTVGIVHFISTQNDQQDIISYDQLRQTLEEKNVESIIVKYDAQTYLVRGTYKTAQTSENKNFESRAPYDPQIFRLIESSDIPPGNIYIERMEGDNVWISFLTSIIPFVIIFILFFFLLNQAQGGGGKVMNFGKSKARLYNEEKKRVTFEDVAGADEEKQELVEVVEFLKDPRKFAAVGARIPKGVLLNGPPGTGKTLLARAVAGEAGVPFFSISGSDFVEMFVGVGASRVRDLFENAKKNAPCIIFIDEIDAVGRQRGAGLGGGHDEREQTLNQLLVEMDGFGANEGIIIVAATNRPDILDPALLRPGRFDRQITVDRPDVKGREAVLKVHARNKPLNKDVKLEQLSRYTTGFTGADLENLLNEAALIAARRNRKDISMSEIEEAFDRVIVGTQKKSRIISDREKKMVAYHEAGHTIVGLHVENADVVHKVTIIPRGRAGGYVMMLPKEGEDKMMQTKSELLDKVTGLLAGRVSEELFIGEIGTGAYSDFQRATGIIRRMIMEFGMSDKLGPMQFGTAQGQVFLGRDFGHEQNYSDAIAYEIDQEMQSMIRACYERAKETLTQYKDQVRLVAETLIERETLEKDQIKELLEKGSLPPLEKESLSEPKSEEVKVNIQGQPSQESTENKSDLDKIYSKNEEEDKDK from the coding sequence ATGAATCGCATTATTCGCAATACAGGCTTTTATCTGCTCATTTTTTTGGTTACCGTCGGAATCGTTCATTTTATCAGCACGCAGAATGATCAGCAGGATATCATTAGCTACGATCAGCTCCGACAAACCTTAGAGGAAAAGAATGTCGAATCGATCATCGTCAAGTACGATGCTCAAACGTATTTAGTTCGAGGGACATATAAAACAGCACAAACGTCGGAAAATAAAAATTTCGAATCCCGTGCGCCGTATGACCCGCAAATTTTCCGTTTGATTGAATCCAGCGACATTCCCCCGGGGAATATTTACATCGAGAGAATGGAAGGGGACAATGTCTGGATTAGTTTCCTCACCTCCATCATCCCGTTTGTGATCATCTTCATCCTGTTCTTCTTCTTACTGAATCAGGCCCAGGGTGGCGGTGGTAAGGTGATGAACTTCGGAAAGAGCAAAGCAAGGCTCTATAATGAAGAGAAGAAACGTGTCACCTTCGAGGACGTCGCCGGAGCCGATGAAGAGAAGCAAGAGTTAGTTGAAGTTGTGGAGTTTTTGAAGGATCCCCGCAAATTTGCGGCGGTGGGTGCTCGCATTCCGAAAGGGGTTCTGTTAAACGGGCCTCCGGGTACGGGGAAAACGTTGCTCGCCAGAGCTGTGGCCGGTGAAGCCGGTGTACCGTTCTTTAGCATCAGCGGTTCCGATTTCGTCGAAATGTTCGTCGGTGTCGGTGCATCTCGTGTACGCGATTTGTTTGAAAATGCGAAAAAGAACGCCCCTTGTATTATTTTTATAGATGAGATCGATGCTGTAGGTCGTCAGCGCGGTGCCGGTTTGGGTGGCGGACATGACGAACGCGAGCAGACGCTCAATCAGCTCCTGGTGGAGATGGACGGATTTGGCGCGAACGAAGGGATTATTATCGTTGCCGCGACGAACCGCCCGGATATTCTTGATCCAGCATTGCTTCGTCCAGGCCGTTTTGACCGACAGATTACAGTAGATCGTCCAGATGTGAAGGGCCGTGAAGCGGTTCTTAAGGTGCATGCCCGCAACAAACCGCTGAACAAAGACGTCAAGCTGGAGCAATTGTCCCGCTATACGACCGGATTCACAGGTGCGGATCTTGAGAATTTGCTGAATGAGGCCGCGCTGATTGCAGCCCGCCGCAACCGCAAGGACATCTCGATGTCTGAAATCGAAGAGGCCTTCGACCGCGTGATCGTCGGGACTCAGAAGAAAAGTCGGATTATCAGCGATCGCGAGAAAAAGATGGTTGCTTACCACGAGGCAGGCCATACGATCGTTGGTCTCCATGTTGAGAACGCCGATGTGGTGCATAAAGTTACGATCATTCCGCGCGGTCGCGCAGGCGGTTACGTCATGATGCTGCCGAAGGAAGGCGAAGACAAAATGATGCAGACGAAGTCCGAGCTGCTCGATAAAGTTACCGGACTTCTTGCAGGCCGTGTATCCGAGGAACTGTTCATTGGAGAAATCGGGACCGGCGCATACAGCGACTTCCAACGGGCTACTGGCATTATACGCCGCATGATTATGGAATTCGGGATGAGCGATAAGCTAGGGCCGATGCAGTTCGGCACAGCACAAGGTCAGGTGTTCTTGGGCCGCGATTTCGGGCATGAGCAGAATTATAGTGATGCCATTGCTTACGAAATCGACCAAGAGATGCAATCCATGATTCGTGCTTGCTACGAACGGGCTAAAGAAACCTTGACCCAATATAAAGACCAGGTTCGTCTTGTTGCGGAAACCTTGATCGAGAGAGAAACCCTCGAGAAGGATCAAATCAAGGAGCTGCTCGAGAAGGGTTCGCTGCCGCCTTTGGAAAAGGAAAGTTTATCTGAACCTAAGTCCGAGGAAGTGAAAGTGAACATCCAAGGCCAGCCATCGCAGGAAAGCACAGAGAATAAATCGGATTTGGATAAAATATATTCCAAAAACGAAGAGGAAGATAAAGATAAATAG
- the nadC gene encoding carboxylating nicotinate-nucleotide diphosphorylase, which translates to MFELNQTVLNESLKRWLEEDIGMGDVTTMTTIPFDSKSKGIIHMKDNGVVAGLPVAKAVFALVDPLLLFEAKASDGDVVTKGTIIAEVSGRTQSILLGERLALNLLQRMSGIATRTSQFVERLEGRSSRLVDTRKTTPGHRMLEKYAVRVGGGHNHRFGLYDAVMIKDNHIKGAGGITKAIQSARANIPHTMKIELEVENFAQLDEALGAGPDIIMLDNMPPEQMKEAVQRIKSKAPHIIVEASGNVSLENVRTVAETGVDVIAVGRLTYSVQSLDISLDLNEQKGKKEDRA; encoded by the coding sequence ATGTTTGAGTTGAATCAAACCGTATTGAATGAAAGCTTAAAGCGGTGGCTGGAAGAAGACATCGGCATGGGCGATGTGACGACGATGACAACGATCCCTTTCGATTCGAAGTCCAAAGGGATTATCCATATGAAGGATAACGGAGTTGTGGCAGGCCTTCCCGTCGCGAAGGCGGTTTTTGCCCTGGTCGACCCTCTGCTTCTGTTTGAAGCTAAGGCGAGCGATGGTGACGTTGTAACGAAAGGAACGATTATTGCGGAAGTCAGCGGCAGGACCCAGAGCATCCTGCTTGGAGAGCGGTTGGCGCTGAATTTGCTGCAGCGGATGTCGGGTATTGCTACTCGGACAAGCCAATTTGTCGAGCGGCTGGAGGGACGGTCCTCGCGGTTGGTCGATACGCGAAAAACGACTCCGGGCCACCGTATGCTGGAGAAATACGCCGTTCGTGTCGGCGGAGGGCATAACCATCGCTTCGGTTTATATGACGCTGTTATGATCAAGGACAATCATATCAAGGGTGCCGGAGGCATCACGAAGGCGATTCAATCTGCTCGAGCCAACATTCCTCACACAATGAAGATTGAACTCGAAGTGGAAAACTTCGCACAGCTGGATGAAGCTTTGGGAGCAGGACCCGATATCATCATGCTGGACAATATGCCGCCGGAACAAATGAAGGAAGCGGTACAGCGCATTAAAAGCAAGGCCCCGCATATCATTGTAGAAGCATCGGGCAACGTCTCGCTCGAGAACGTGCGTACCGTCGCTGAAACCGGCGTTGACGTTATCGCAGTGGGCAGACTGACATACTCTGTTCAGTCGCTCGACATCAGCTTGGATTTGAATGAACAGAAGGGGAAAAAGGAGGACCGTGCATGA
- the hslO gene encoding Hsp33 family molecular chaperone HslO, which translates to MQDYLIRATAYEGKVRIFAVKTTGIVEELRRRHLTTPTATAALGRTVTAALMMGIMLKGEEKLTVQVKGGGPVGQIVADANAKGEVRGYVDNPAVDLPLNAIGKLDVAGAVGTEGFLYITKDLGLKEPYRGSVPIISGELAEDFTYYFVKSEQTPSAVALGVLVDVDYSVKTAGGFIIQLLPGLQDEEIAQIEKELSTLPPITTLLDRGDSLESIMETLLPGAKVLERLDDVRFQCKCSRERVEQTLISMGRGELEEMLKEEGQGEVVCHFCNEKYHFSGDDLKVLIQTL; encoded by the coding sequence ATGCAGGATTATTTGATCAGAGCAACGGCGTATGAAGGCAAAGTGCGGATATTTGCTGTGAAAACGACTGGAATTGTAGAAGAGCTCCGGCGCAGGCATCTCACAACACCGACTGCAACGGCAGCTCTGGGACGCACGGTAACGGCAGCTCTTATGATGGGTATCATGCTGAAGGGTGAAGAGAAGCTGACGGTACAAGTGAAAGGTGGCGGGCCTGTCGGCCAGATCGTGGCTGATGCCAATGCTAAAGGGGAAGTGCGGGGATACGTAGATAACCCCGCGGTGGATTTGCCGCTGAATGCCATTGGCAAGCTGGATGTGGCCGGCGCTGTCGGCACCGAAGGCTTTTTGTATATAACGAAAGATCTTGGCTTGAAGGAACCTTACCGGGGGAGCGTACCGATTATCTCCGGGGAGCTGGCCGAGGATTTTACTTATTATTTTGTTAAGTCGGAGCAGACTCCTTCGGCCGTTGCTTTGGGGGTACTCGTTGACGTTGATTATTCAGTAAAAACGGCTGGAGGGTTCATCATCCAGCTGCTTCCTGGGCTTCAAGATGAGGAAATTGCACAGATCGAGAAAGAGCTCAGTACGCTGCCTCCCATCACTACGCTGCTCGATCGGGGTGATTCACTGGAATCCATTATGGAAACCTTGCTCCCTGGAGCCAAAGTGCTTGAACGCTTAGACGATGTCCGCTTCCAGTGCAAATGCTCTCGCGAACGCGTCGAGCAAACCCTGATCAGTATGGGACGCGGGGAGCTGGAGGAGATGCTCAAAGAGGAAGGTCAAGGGGAAGTAGTGTGCCATTTTTGCAATGAGAAGTATCATTTCAGCGGGGATGACTTGAAGGTCCTGATTCAGACCTTGTAG